A section of the Acanthochromis polyacanthus isolate Apoly-LR-REF ecotype Palm Island chromosome 1, KAUST_Apoly_ChrSc, whole genome shotgun sequence genome encodes:
- the odf3l2a gene encoding outer dense fiber protein 3-like protein 2a yields the protein MEEVVKKRPIISARERGPGPGRYALPPTVGYMNHDFTKPSSPAYSFHSRMSSAMVSVDSSPGPRYLIDAKVTRFGRMDTPSYSILGRGKLIGNKREPFQTPGPGAYSPEKAPPLNAHRRPPSYTIGSRTRYRSVDVVPAPNSYSLPNVLGCQVPHKPSSASYSFSGRRTVGAPSEDLSRGPGPGKYNSTNPDIYRQRQPSFSMQSRTKRPNYSSAIPGPGTYSPERFYMHLPRPPSFTLGVRHSEFVTPLVVDATD from the exons atggaggaggtggtGAAGAAACGGCCGATTATCTCTGCAAGAGAAAGAG GCCCGGGCCCTGGACGCTACGCTCTGCCCCCTACAGTTGGATACATGAACCATGACTTTACAAAACCCAGCAGCCCAGCGTATTCCTTCCACAGCCGCATGAGCAGCGCCA TGGTGTCTGTGGACTCCAGCCCAGGACCAAGGTACCTTATTGATGCTAAAGTCACCCGGTTTGGCCGCATGGACACCCCATCCTACTCCATTTTGGGCAGAGGAAAGCTTATAGGGAATAAAC GTGAGCCGTTCCAGACTCCTGGACCGGGGGCCTACAGTCCAGAGAAGGCTCCACCTCTCAACGCTCACCGCAGACCTCCGTCCTATACTATCGGCTCTCGGACCAGATATCGTTCTGTGGATGTCGTACCAGCACCAAACAG CTACAGTCTCCCGAATGTGCTGGGCTGTCAGGTTCCCCACAAACCCTCCAGTGCCAGTTACAGCTTCTCAGGCCGGAGGACGGTTGGAGCACCCTCTGAGGATCTCTCCAGGGGTCCTGGACCAGGAAAGTACAACAGCACCAACCCGGACATTTACCGCCAGCGACAACCCTCCTTCTCCATGCAGAGCCGGACTAAGAGGCCCAATTATTCCTCTGCTATTCCCGGACCAGGAACCTACAGCCCAGAGAGGTTTTACATGCACCTCCCCAGACCGCCATCCTTCACTCTGGGAGTCCGACACTCTGAGTTCGTCACACCACTTGTGGTGGATGCAACTGACTGA